One part of the Ornithodoros turicata isolate Travis chromosome 2, ASM3712646v1, whole genome shotgun sequence genome encodes these proteins:
- the LOC135384985 gene encoding uncharacterized protein LOC135384985 — protein sequence MPHEDFGKASKLPNETSSTEAELFAINMALQHISSSPPAEWTILTDSKPALEILSSHATKIISDLQTAIIAACDSLCGSGHGVRLQWIPSHVGLSGNSRADAAARRAHQDVGPPASMPLTSSACLIKIREWCASEMRRSVEDAVRSNAYIQSIDPTMQFAPYQQLVRAEETLLHRLRLNVAYTPQYLCKVGKRRSASCATCGAVADVEHLLLTCSEYSAARAVLANRLQRLGHGSLSLAVLLGPVAR from the coding sequence atgccCCACGAAGATTTTGGgaaagcgtccaagctccccaaCGAGACGTCCTCCACGGAAGCAGAGCTATTCGCAATCAATATGGCCCTTCAGCACATCTCGTCCTCCCCACCTGCAGAGTGgacgatcctcaccgacagcaagcCAGCCCTGGAGATCCTGAGTTCTCACGCCACCAAAATCATCAGCGACCTCCAAACGGCTATCATCGCCGCATGCGACTCTCTTTGCGGCTCTGGCCACGGTGTGCGGCTACAGTGGATTCCCAGCCACGTAGGCCTCAGTGGGAACTCCCGAGCGGACGCCGCCGCGAGGCGTGCCCACCAAGACGTCGGCCCGCCAGCTAGTATGCCGCTCACATCGTCCGCCTGCCTTATAAAGATCCGCGAGTGGTGTGCCTCCGAAATGCGTCGCTCTGTCGAAGACGCTGTACGCTCCAATGCGTATATCCAGTCCATTGACCCGACAATGCAATTCGCTCCATACCAGCAGCTCGTCCGCGCAGAAGAAACGCTGCTGCATCGGCTCCGACTCAACGTCGCATATACACCGCAATACCTGTGCAAGGTCGGAAAGCGTCGCTCAGCTAGCTGCGCTACCTGTGGCGCAGTAGCAGACGTTGAGCACCTCCTACTAACCTGCTCAGAGTACTCTGCAGCCCGCGCTGTCCTCGCCAATCGCCTCCAACGCCTGGGACACGGCTCGCTCTCACTGGCCGTGCTTCTCGGCCCCGTGGCACGCTAA